TCGTCAATGCGTGTAGGATTATGGTACTGGATCATCTTGCTGGAGGCCGAAAAAGCATTGGGGTGCGCATCCATCAGGCGTACCAGGGCGCGCAGAAAGTGCTTGTCCGCCTTGGTATCGTTATTTAACAAAGCCACATACTCGCCTTTGGCCGCACGTATCCCGGCGTTGACCCCGCCTGCAAAGCCCAGATTTTCTTCCTGCACCAGCACCCGCACTTCCGGGAACTCCCGCGCCATCAGCGCGCAGCTGCCGTCCTTTGAGGCGTTGTCCACTACGATCACCTCATGGGGCTGGCTCTGTTCCCGCAGGGATTGCAGGCACTCCCGCAAAAATTTTTCGCCATTGTAATTGGGTATAACGACGCTTACCTTCATCGCACTACACCTCTTGCGATGCGATAAAGGCGCGCAGTGCCTCCCGCCAAGGGCGCATCCGGTCGCCCACCGTCAATCGCAGCATCATATGTTCTAAAGAGGAATACGCCGGCCGGTTGGCCCCACGCCCCAGCTGAGCAGTTGTGATCGCCTCTTTTTCACAGGGCACGCCCGCCTCTTCCACGATGGCACAGGCAAATTCATACCAGCTGCACTCGCCGCTGCCCGTACAATGATAAATGGCGTATTCCTCCGTCAGGGCGATCAGTAGCAGATGGTGCGCCAGATCCTCTGCATAGGTGGGGTTACCCCGCTGGTCGTCTACCACCCGAATCTTTCCCTCTTCCCGCGCCCGTTTCAGGATAGCGCGCACAAAATTGCCGCCTACATCCCCATACAGCCAAGCGGTGCGTACCACAAAGCTGCGCGGGCAAAACCGCTGCACAAATTCCTCGCCCATCAACTTGGTCTTGCCGTATACGCTAACCGGGCCGGGCCGGTCATATTCGCGGTAAGGCACATTGCCAACGCCGGGGAACACGTAATCGGTAGAGACCTGCACCAGTTTAGCCCCCAATCCATCGCAAACCATGGCCAAGTTACGCGGCGCCAAGGCGTTGGCGGCGTAGGCAGCGTCCTGGTCTATCTCACACTGATCCACCTTGGTATAAGCCGCACAGTTGATCACCACATCCGGCCTACAATCCTCAAGCGTTCTCTTAACGGCTGCAAGGTCGCTTAGATCCAGATCCTCTAAATCAATGCCTGCCACTTCACAACCCGCGTATGCCGCCGGCAGTTCGCCCAGCTGGCTATGCCCCTGTTGCAGAATCTTAAGCAACTGGCGGCCCAACTGGCCCTTGCAACCAGTGATCAGTAATTTCATAAACCTTCTCCTTAATCGATTTATATTAGATGCTGCTCTCCATCAGTGCCGCGAGCAGGGCCACGCTCTGCTCCAGATCCTTTTTGGATACGCACTCGGCCTGACTGTGCACGTAGCGCGTGCTTAAGGAGAGTGCGCCGCTGCGGATGCCCGCCTGGGTCAGGTGGATGGCGCCTGCATCGGTTCCACCCGCAGTCAACACCTCTTTTTGTACCGGAATACCTGCCTCTTTAGCCACCTTTTCCATCCACTCTACGATCTGCGGGTGGCAGATCACTGAGTGATCCTTGACCTTGATAGCCGGCCCGCCGCCCAGGTGGGTGGACTGGGGCGCCGCCTCGGGCGTGTCTCCGCTCAAAGTCACATCCAGCGCCAGTGCCGCCGCAGGCTTTAAGGCAAAGGCCGCGGGCCCCGCCCCGCGCAGGCCCACCTCCTCCTGCACAGTAAAGACGCAGGCCAGCTCCATCGCATTGTTCTGCACTTTTTTCAGCGCTTCAATCATCATGGCACAGCATACCCGATCGTCCAGCGCGCCGGAGACATACTGCGTCGGCGTTTCCATAAAAGGGGATTCAAACACCGCCATATCCCCTACTTGCACCATTTTTTCCGCTTCTGCCCGGTCGGTAGCGCCGATATCCACAAACAGCTTTGAAATTTCCAGCTTGGCATAGTCCAGCTTCAACTGTTCTACGCCCACCACGCCCTGCGCGCCGCTCTCAAAGCGCACGGTGCGGTACAACGCGTTGCGGGGCGATACCCCGCCGATAGCCGCAAAGCGCACATAGCCCTTTTCGTCAATATGGGTGGCGATCAGGCCGATCTGGTCCATGTGGGCGGCCAGCATCAGCCGGGGCGCCTCGCCTATGGCCTTGCCGGAAGCGGCCTTGTAGGCGATCAGGTTTCCCAGCGCATCCACTTCGACCTTATCGCAATAAGGCACCACTGCCGCGTGGATCACTTCACGCACGCCTTCCTCCCGCCCGGAGGGGCCAAACGCCGCGCATAACTGCGCCAATAATTCTTTCATGCCTTTAAGCCTCCTTAAAATATCCGTCCATGCGTTCCAGTACGGCCTGCACCAGCTGCACCGCCGCCTCATAGTCCCGCAGGTTGACCGCGCTGACCGGGGAATGGATGTAGCGGCAGGGGATTGAGATATTGGCTACCGGCCGCCCGGCGCCGGTGCGCTGGGCCAGCCCCGCGTCCGTTCCGCCAAAGATGCCCTCCCGGTTTTGCCAGGGGATGCCCGCCTGTTTGGCCGTCTGGATGATAAAATTTCGCAATCCTTTATCTACGATGGCCGCATGGTCCGTAATGCCCAGCGCCGGACCATGGCCCGGCCGAGTCACCCGCAGGTGCTGCGGCACCCCCGCCATATCCGCACAGGTGGTGCCCTCCAGGATCAGCGCCGCATCCGGCATTACGCCAAATACCGCCGTGCCCGCGCCGCGCGAGCCGATCTCCTCCTGGGCGGTAAAGGCCGCCACCAAATTGACCGGATAGCGTTTTTCCATAGCCCGGGCCAGTACCGCACAGCCCGCCCGGTCATCCAGCGCTTTGGCCTTAAACATGTCCTGTCCAAAATAACGGGTGCGCGGGTCAAAAATAATATAATCGCCCTTTTGTACCAGCTTTTCCGCGCTGCGCTTATCCGCCGCGCCGATGTCGATGTACAGCTTATCCACCTTGTGGGCCTTAAACATCTCCTCCCGGGATTCAATCAGGTGGATGGCCATGCAGCCGATCACCCCCGGCACCCTTTTTTCGCCGATTAATACGCGTTTGGAGATCAGCACCCGTGGGTCGATCCCCCCAACCGGGCGGAAGCGCAGCGTGCCGTCCTCCCGGATGCCGGTGACGATCAGCCCCACCTCGTCCATATGGGCCAGCAGCATGACCGTTGGCGCATCCTTACCGCCCTGCGCCTGCCGCGTAGCGATCAGGTTGCCCATAGCGTCTACATGCATTTCATCAGCATAGGGTTTTAAATAATCCTTCAGGTAACCGCGTACCTGCCCTTCATCCCCCGTTACGCCGCTTAAGGCGCACAGTTCCTCTAAAAGCATAGCTTCGCCTCCCAATCCTTGCCAAGCGCAGTAGCGATGGCGTGCAGCAGCTTGGCCGAATCCTTTACCGTCTTGAGATCCAGCGTTTCTACCGTAGTATGCATATACTTTAGCGGCAGCTCGATCAGCATCGTGGGGATGCCGGTTCGCGAGATCTGTAAGGGGTCGGCGTCGGTCCCCGTCACGTGGGCCTCCACCTCGATCTCGTAGTCGATCTTCTCCTGCCTTGCAATCCGCTGGGCCTCCTTGACCAGCTTAGGATGGATGTTTGGCCCTACCGTCAGCACGATATTTTTCAGCGGGAACACCAGGTCTGCCGGCGCATCCGGCGTTTTGCCATGGGTCACGTCGATGGCAATGGCGATGTCCGGCTGTAGGCCGTAGGCCGCTACTTTAGCCCCCCGCGTGCCCACTTCTTCTTGCACGCTGGTGACAAATACCATCCGGCAGCTCAGCTTTTCCTCCCGCAGCGCCAGGCAGGCCTCCAGCATCGCCAGCACGCCGGCCCGGTCGTCCAGGGTGTGCCCGGCCACCGTGCGGCCGGAAAGCTCGTGCAGCGGCGCGTCAAAATGGATGCGATCTCCCGGGGAGACCAGTGCGCGCACCTGTTCGGCATCAAGTCCTACATCGATGGCCAGCTCGTTAATCGGCAATACCTTTTTGCGTTCTTGCACCGTGGTGACGTGCGGCGGCTTTAAGCCAATGATCCCATACAGGGGCTTTTTGCCCTCCACGCTCACCTCCTGCGCTGGGAGGATGCGCGGATCGATCCCGCCGATCTGCGAAAAAAAGATGAACCCATCTTCGTCGATGCGGTCCACCATCATGCCGATCTCGTCCATATGTGCCGAGACCATGACCAGCGGCCGCCCCTGCTTGGGGCCCACCGCAGCGTATACGTTCATCAGCTCATCCTGCCATACTTCGGCCCCTGCGGCGCTAAAGGCGGCCATCACCTTTTCGGCCATCTCGCCTTCGTGGCCGGAGAGCCCGGGGGTCTGCAACCAGTCGTCCAGCGTCTTTTTCATTTGCGCCTGCTGCAAAGCCTCTCCCTCCTTTATCATCCTAACCAATAAAACCCTTTATGGGCAGTCTTTGTCAAACCCGGTCTTATTATACCGTAAAGCCCGCCGCCCGGCAACCGTCCCCACCACCCGGCTAAGGGTGCGCAAAAGCTCCGCGCTTCGCGCGGAGCTTTGTGTGGGTATTAGCGTTTATGATTCTACAATCCGGTTGGTCAGCCCGGGAACCAGCGCCTTGAGCCTTTCGCGCCGCTTGCTCCCCAGCGGAAGCAGCATGTCGGCCAGACTACGCAGGCGGGATTTTTCGGAAATGGGCGAGTAGACCACACGCGGGCCCTGAGCCTGCGCCGCAGGCTGCGGCGCGGCCACTGTCCGCTCGCTGGCCAGCACGTCCGGATAAAAGGCGGTTTTGGCCGCCACGCTCCAAAATTCATCCGCCCACTCGAACGCCGGATAAATCCACGGCTTTTCGTTACCCGCGTAGTGAATAATCCAAGGGTCCTTTGCCGCCTCGCGGAAAGCCTGATACGCTAGTCGGGGAGCGTACTGCTCTACCCAACCGCGGTAACTGTCCACCGGATCGGCAAAAAAGTTCCACCGCGGATCCAGCCAGAAAATGTGCTCTTCACACAGGATGTTGAGCGCATCCTGATCCTGAAAACGGAAATTACCCGCTTCGGCAAATTCCAATAAATACCGGGTGGTAAAATTTTCACAAAACGCACGGTTGTTCAGCACCAACACGCCCGCATTAAACTGCTTCCATATCGTGCGCAATTGCATGCGATCCTTCACGTATTGCGCAGATTTTAAATCATAGCCATTGGTCACGCCGGCCTCGCAGATATCTAAAACGGCGCCCAGCCAATTGTCCCCTATATCGGTATGATAGAGCTGCGCTACATCCCGTTTAATAATCAGGTCGCCATCCAGATAGAGCAGCTTATCAAAACAACCAAGTAATTCCGGAATGATCAGCCGGAAGTAGGTTTCTATACTGATCGTGGGCGACTCGTAAAGATTATACCGCTCTATGTAGCTTTTAACATTAATAAAGCGAACGGAAAAATTAGGCAGCCCTTCAAAAATCTTCTGTATGCGCCGCTGCGTGTCCGCTCGTATATTACGCTGAAGGATAAAGATGTCATAGTTATTCTGCGGTTCAGCACAATCTTTTAACGATTGCAGCGTTATAGCGCAAAATTTTGCGTATTCCTGGCTAGACGACATCACAATTGGAACGCAATTTTTGCCAAAAGCAGGCTGCACTGTTGTATATGGGGCGGTATCAGAAAAACAAAGCAATGGCAGTTCTGCTAACCGGTAGCCGCCCTGCATTTGCAACCAAGTATAATAAATACCGAAAAGCCGTTCCCCTAAATGCCCGGGCGTCCTATAGGCCTCCACAGAGTAATCCGACATATCCACGCGTTTATCAAACTCAGCCAGAATATCAAATAACCATTGGCTATATGAGAAAAACAGCTCCTTTCTCATAATAAATATGTTGCCGATATACTGCTTTTTACCAAAGATATATTTTTCTGCTGCCTCGGCATAGTCCGGGTGCCTTTCCCGGATGATATCGAGCATAATATCCAGGTCGCGGATATGCAGGCGCACGCCATCCTTTTCATATTGTTCGTAAGCCGAGGCGCGATGGACCTTCTCTAATTCAACCGGGCACATCGTCACCACATCGTAGTTAGCGACAAAGCCTTTTATACCCTTCTCATCGTCCAGCTGATGCTGGTGGATGGCATCCTCATCCAAACGAGGGACGATATAATTACTCCACTCGTTCAACCGCTTTTTATCTTCCGGCAAAAAAGAGAGATAGCGCCGATAGTGGCATAGGCCATAATAATCTGCTTGCATATTTTTCCAGGCCCAATACTGCACAGTCAGTTCACAATAACTCTCGCGCTTATTAGAGATATTATCGCCCGTATCGTCGCCTGCCATATCGGTTGCAGGCCGCTTATCAAACACCGCGCCACAACGCACGGGGAAAAACACATCATTTTCTACGGCAACGCTATTCAGATCAATCCTGTGCGATACAAAAATTTTTACGTTCATTTGCATCCTCCATTTTAATGCCGTATCGAATCGGGGAATACCTGTCTTAGAATGTTCCGTGCCCCCGTAGGGTCGCCCGCTTCAAGTCGCTTTGCATAATCCTGCTTGCTTACATCTTTAAGCTGTTTGCAGAGCGTATACATCCGTTCATCAAACAACGAGCGTGCAGCCACAAAAAAATCTTTGTACTCTTTTCGCGTTTCACAATATGCGTTATGCATCATTACCTGGCCTATAAAATGATCCAGATGCGCGCTCCAGACCGCGTCGCTGTAATCGCCGGCGCGCATCATTTGCTGGGTATATCGGTGAATCTCAATAAAATCACTGCGATGTTTTACGCCACGCCTGGATTCCTGGCCGGTAATGGATTGATCGCGCGCTTTACGATAATAATAAAGGTGGTCCGGCACGAGCGCCATTCTCTGCGCTTTGAGCGCCGTTTCGACAGAAAACGGCACATCCTCGTAAATCTTCCCCTCGATGAATCGCACGCCACATTCTCTAAGAAAACTATGCAAATACAGCCTGTCCCAAACGGCGATGCAGGCCACGATCTTAGGTGCCTGTTCTACTGTAAAAACTTTATTTTTCAGATGATAGTATAGGACCTCATCTCGATAATAGCCATATTTGCCCGTATCTTCAAAATATAATTTTAAATTGCAAATCGTAATATCAGCCTGTGCCTGCTCCGCACGCTGGTACAGGCGTTCAAACATATCCGGGGTGATGAAATCATCGCTATCGATAAAGCTGATGTACTTCCCCTGCGCCGCTTGCAACCCTCTATTGCGCGCACTGCTCATTCCACCATTTTCCTTCGAAATAACGTGGACGCGTTTATCCTTTTTTTCATATTCGCGAAGAATATTCAGGCTATTATCCGTCGATCCATCATTAATGCAGATCACCTCGAAATCGCCAAACGTTTGTGCCAAAATGCTGTCCAGACAGTACGCCAGACAGTTTTCCACATTATAAACTGGTATGATAACAGAAATCATCGGATTGGACATTTTCTTGCTGATTCCCCTTTAACCTAGAATAAGCCTGCGCCAAATTACAGCAATACTTTGGACATTTTACCATGTGGTCCCGAAATATGCAACAAACTGCTGTTTCCATACGATTTTTACAAGTCTTCCCCAGGCGCGCAATTCTTATCATGTTCATGATAGATTTGCCCATTTCATACTTTCTCTGACACGAAAAAGCCCTCCGCTAAATCGGAGGGCTTTAAACTTGCGTTAATGCAGCGGCCTTGTGCGCTTGCGCCGGCGCTCCGGCGGGTACGCGGGCGCTTCCTTGCCCGGGGCTTGGAGCGTAAAGCTCGCGCGGTTATTGCGGATGCGCGCCTTTTGCATGGTGCGCAGCACCTTGCGCGCATCCTCCGGCGTCAGCTCGATCAGGCTGTAATCGCCCCGCACATCGATCCGTCCAATATCCCGGGCGGCAATATCCGCCCCATCGCACAGCGCGCTGACGATAAAGTTAGGTGCCATGTCCTGACGCTTACCCAGGTTCAGCCGTACGGCTACCCGGCTGCGCACAGGCTTGCGGGCGGGCTTTTCGGCCGCCGTAACAGCGCGCACCTTGGGCAGCTTCATACGCCGCTCCTTTTCGCCCATCATGCTCAACAGCGTCGCTGCAATCTGGCGCGCGTCGTATCCCTCCTGTATTAGGGCCTCCACCGCCTCCATAGTTTGGGGTTGGGGCGGCTCATGAAGCGCCTCGCGTACCTTATCCATCCGCTGGCCGTGGCGCAGGCTCAAGATCTCTTCCCGGCTGGGCAGGGCCTTTTCCTTAATGTCCGCGCGGATATAATTGCGTATTTCGCGGATGCGGCGCACCTGCCCCCGGTTACAGGCCAAAATGTGGGCCGCCCCCCGCTTACCCGCCCGGCCGGTACGGCCGATGCGGTGGATATAGTATTCATCGTCCTGCGGGATATCGTAATTATATACCCCTTCTACGTCCTCTACGTCGATACCGCGGGCCGCCACATCGGTGGCCACCAAAATCTTGGTCAGCCCCAGCCGGAAATCCTGCATCACCCGGGTGCGGGCCATCTGGCTCATCTCCCCATGCAGGCCGGTGGCTTTAAAGCCGCTTTTGACCAGGTATTCCACCAACTCGTCCACCATCCGGCGGGTGTTGCAAAACACCAGCGCCCGCTCGGGCCGGTGGGCCTGCAGCAGAAGGTTGAGCGCGTCGGGCTTTTGGCCCGGCGGCACCAGGTAATAATATTGTTCGATGGCGTCCAGCGTCTTTTTGCCGCCATCCACCGCCACCATTACCGGGTCGTGCTGGAACTCGCGGGTGATCTGTAAAATAGCCGGCGGCATAGTGGCCGAAAACAGCAGCGTCTGCCGCTGCTGCGGCGCGTCCGCCAGAATGGTGCGGATATCGTCCAAAAAGCCCATATTGAGCATCTCGTCCGCCTCGTCCAAAATCACCATTTTTATCGCATCCAGCTTCAGGGTGCCCCGGCGCATATGGTCCATCACCCGCCCGGGGGTACCCACCACAAAATTGGCTCGGCGCAGCTGCTCAAGCTGGATAGGCATGGCTTGCCCGCCGTATAGAGTGGCCAGGTGTACATCCCGCTTAAACCGGGCAAACTTGGCCACCTCGCCGCTAATCTGCATGGCCAGCTCCCGTGTGGGGCAAAGCACCAGCACCGCCGCGCTGCCCGGCTGGGCGCTGAGCATCTCCACCGCCGGGATGCCAAAGGCCGCCGTCTTGCCCGTGCCGGTAGCCGAGCGGCCGATTATGTCTTTGCCCGCCAGCACCGCGGGGATGGCCGCGGCCTGGATATCCGTCATGCTCTCATAGCCCATCGCCTCCACCGCGCGCGAAAGCTCCGGCGAAAGGCTGACGGCCCCAAAGCCCGCCTGCACCGGCGTATCATTGTGTTCCATTGGTTG
Above is a genomic segment from Luoshenia tenuis containing:
- the rfbD gene encoding dTDP-4-dehydrorhamnose reductase, with the translated sequence MKLLITGCKGQLGRQLLKILQQGHSQLGELPAAYAGCEVAGIDLEDLDLSDLAAVKRTLEDCRPDVVINCAAYTKVDQCEIDQDAAYAANALAPRNLAMVCDGLGAKLVQVSTDYVFPGVGNVPYREYDRPGPVSVYGKTKLMGEEFVQRFCPRSFVVRTAWLYGDVGGNFVRAILKRAREEGKIRVVDDQRGNPTYAEDLAHHLLLIALTEEYAIYHCTGSGECSWYEFACAIVEEAGVPCEKEAITTAQLGRGANRPAYSSLEHMMLRLTVGDRMRPWREALRAFIASQEV
- a CDS encoding M20/M25/M40 family metallo-hydrolase: MQQAQMKKTLDDWLQTPGLSGHEGEMAEKVMAAFSAAGAEVWQDELMNVYAAVGPKQGRPLVMVSAHMDEIGMMVDRIDEDGFIFFSQIGGIDPRILPAQEVSVEGKKPLYGIIGLKPPHVTTVQERKKVLPINELAIDVGLDAEQVRALVSPGDRIHFDAPLHELSGRTVAGHTLDDRAGVLAMLEACLALREEKLSCRMVFVTSVQEEVGTRGAKVAAYGLQPDIAIAIDVTHGKTPDAPADLVFPLKNIVLTVGPNIHPKLVKEAQRIARQEKIDYEIEVEAHVTGTDADPLQISRTGIPTMLIELPLKYMHTTVETLDLKTVKDSAKLLHAIATALGKDWEAKLCF
- a CDS encoding M42 family metallopeptidase, yielding MKELLAQLCAAFGPSGREEGVREVIHAAVVPYCDKVEVDALGNLIAYKAASGKAIGEAPRLMLAAHMDQIGLIATHIDEKGYVRFAAIGGVSPRNALYRTVRFESGAQGVVGVEQLKLDYAKLEISKLFVDIGATDRAEAEKMVQVGDMAVFESPFMETPTQYVSGALDDRVCCAMMIEALKKVQNNAMELACVFTVQEEVGLRGAGPAAFALKPAAALALDVTLSGDTPEAAPQSTHLGGGPAIKVKDHSVICHPQIVEWMEKVAKEAGIPVQKEVLTAGGTDAGAIHLTQAGIRSGALSLSTRYVHSQAECVSKKDLEQSVALLAALMESSI
- a CDS encoding glycosyltransferase; its protein translation is MSNPMISVIIPVYNVENCLAYCLDSILAQTFGDFEVICINDGSTDNSLNILREYEKKDKRVHVISKENGGMSSARNRGLQAAQGKYISFIDSDDFITPDMFERLYQRAEQAQADITICNLKLYFEDTGKYGYYRDEVLYYHLKNKVFTVEQAPKIVACIAVWDRLYLHSFLRECGVRFIEGKIYEDVPFSVETALKAQRMALVPDHLYYYRKARDQSITGQESRRGVKHRSDFIEIHRYTQQMMRAGDYSDAVWSAHLDHFIGQVMMHNAYCETRKEYKDFFVAARSLFDERMYTLCKQLKDVSKQDYAKRLEAGDPTGARNILRQVFPDSIRH
- a CDS encoding M42 family metallopeptidase, which translates into the protein MLLEELCALSGVTGDEGQVRGYLKDYLKPYADEMHVDAMGNLIATRQAQGGKDAPTVMLLAHMDEVGLIVTGIREDGTLRFRPVGGIDPRVLISKRVLIGEKRVPGVIGCMAIHLIESREEMFKAHKVDKLYIDIGAADKRSAEKLVQKGDYIIFDPRTRYFGQDMFKAKALDDRAGCAVLARAMEKRYPVNLVAAFTAQEEIGSRGAGTAVFGVMPDAALILEGTTCADMAGVPQHLRVTRPGHGPALGITDHAAIVDKGLRNFIIQTAKQAGIPWQNREGIFGGTDAGLAQRTGAGRPVANISIPCRYIHSPVSAVNLRDYEAAVQLVQAVLERMDGYFKEA
- a CDS encoding DUF4422 domain-containing protein, yielding MNVKIFVSHRIDLNSVAVENDVFFPVRCGAVFDKRPATDMAGDDTGDNISNKRESYCELTVQYWAWKNMQADYYGLCHYRRYLSFLPEDKKRLNEWSNYIVPRLDEDAIHQHQLDDEKGIKGFVANYDVVTMCPVELEKVHRASAYEQYEKDGVRLHIRDLDIMLDIIRERHPDYAEAAEKYIFGKKQYIGNIFIMRKELFFSYSQWLFDILAEFDKRVDMSDYSVEAYRTPGHLGERLFGIYYTWLQMQGGYRLAELPLLCFSDTAPYTTVQPAFGKNCVPIVMSSSQEYAKFCAITLQSLKDCAEPQNNYDIFILQRNIRADTQRRIQKIFEGLPNFSVRFINVKSYIERYNLYESPTISIETYFRLIIPELLGCFDKLLYLDGDLIIKRDVAQLYHTDIGDNWLGAVLDICEAGVTNGYDLKSAQYVKDRMQLRTIWKQFNAGVLVLNNRAFCENFTTRYLLEFAEAGNFRFQDQDALNILCEEHIFWLDPRWNFFADPVDSYRGWVEQYAPRLAYQAFREAAKDPWIIHYAGNEKPWIYPAFEWADEFWSVAAKTAFYPDVLASERTVAAPQPAAQAQGPRVVYSPISEKSRLRSLADMLLPLGSKRRERLKALVPGLTNRIVES
- a CDS encoding DEAD/DEAH box helicase yields the protein MEHNDTPVQAGFGAVSLSPELSRAVEAMGYESMTDIQAAAIPAVLAGKDIIGRSATGTGKTAAFGIPAVEMLSAQPGSAAVLVLCPTRELAMQISGEVAKFARFKRDVHLATLYGGQAMPIQLEQLRRANFVVGTPGRVMDHMRRGTLKLDAIKMVILDEADEMLNMGFLDDIRTILADAPQQRQTLLFSATMPPAILQITREFQHDPVMVAVDGGKKTLDAIEQYYYLVPPGQKPDALNLLLQAHRPERALVFCNTRRMVDELVEYLVKSGFKATGLHGEMSQMARTRVMQDFRLGLTKILVATDVAARGIDVEDVEGVYNYDIPQDDEYYIHRIGRTGRAGKRGAAHILACNRGQVRRIREIRNYIRADIKEKALPSREEILSLRHGQRMDKVREALHEPPQPQTMEAVEALIQEGYDARQIAATLLSMMGEKERRMKLPKVRAVTAAEKPARKPVRSRVAVRLNLGKRQDMAPNFIVSALCDGADIAARDIGRIDVRGDYSLIELTPEDARKVLRTMQKARIRNNRASFTLQAPGKEAPAYPPERRRKRTRPLH